A window from Streptomyces subrutilus encodes these proteins:
- a CDS encoding DUF948 domain-containing protein produces MSGGEVAGILVAVFWAILVSFLAVVLVRLAQVLKATGRLVAEVTDQAVPLLAEASTTVRSARTQLDRVDAIASDVQEVTSNASALSSTVASAFGGPLVKVAAFGYGVRRALGRNQDGAPQKTPRRTVIAGRTVPAARRRKQKG; encoded by the coding sequence GTGTCCGGTGGAGAGGTGGCCGGGATCCTCGTGGCCGTCTTCTGGGCGATCCTGGTCTCGTTCCTCGCCGTGGTACTGGTGAGGCTGGCGCAGGTGCTCAAGGCGACCGGCAGGCTGGTGGCCGAGGTGACCGACCAGGCGGTGCCGCTGCTGGCGGAGGCCTCCACGACCGTCCGCTCCGCGCGCACCCAGCTCGACCGGGTAGACGCGATCGCGAGCGACGTCCAGGAGGTCACCTCCAACGCCTCCGCGCTCTCCTCCACCGTGGCCTCCGCCTTCGGCGGCCCGCTGGTCAAGGTCGCGGCCTTCGGCTACGGCGTGCGCAGGGCGCTGGGCCGCAACCAGGACGGCGCGCCGCAGAAGACCCCCCGCCGCACCGTGATCGCCGGCCGTACGGTCCCGGCGGCCCGGCGCCGGAAGCAGAAGGGCTGA
- a CDS encoding peptidylprolyl isomerase, with translation MVTSDQRRRQLAREKYERQQERRAAARQKSRRRAAVIGAAVAVVAATLVGLVVGGVFDSDKKDAVADPAATPSSSPTPQQSPSPAMAIDAKAKYAFDLKTSAGAITFEMDAAKTPQTVNSFKSLADKGYFDNTKCHRLTTSGIFVLQCGDPQGTGMGGPGYTIPDENLESLGKANEQGQVVYPAGTVAMANTGQPGSGGSQFFLVYKDSPLAPSYTPFGKIDAAGVKVLEEVAKAGTADGGQDGAPKTEVKIEKGTVTRK, from the coding sequence GTGGTCACGAGCGATCAGCGGCGGCGACAGCTCGCCCGAGAGAAGTACGAGCGCCAGCAGGAGCGTCGGGCCGCGGCCCGGCAGAAGTCGCGCCGGCGTGCGGCGGTGATCGGCGCCGCGGTGGCCGTGGTGGCCGCGACGCTGGTCGGCCTCGTCGTGGGCGGTGTCTTCGACTCGGACAAGAAGGACGCGGTGGCGGATCCGGCGGCGACCCCGTCGTCCTCGCCGACGCCCCAGCAGTCCCCCTCCCCCGCGATGGCCATCGACGCCAAGGCGAAGTACGCCTTCGACCTGAAGACGAGCGCGGGCGCCATCACCTTCGAGATGGACGCGGCGAAGACCCCGCAGACGGTGAACTCCTTCAAGTCGCTCGCCGACAAGGGCTACTTCGACAACACGAAGTGCCACCGGCTGACGACGAGCGGGATCTTCGTTCTGCAGTGCGGCGACCCCCAGGGCACCGGCATGGGCGGACCGGGCTACACGATCCCGGACGAGAACCTGGAGTCGCTCGGCAAGGCGAACGAGCAGGGCCAGGTCGTCTACCCGGCGGGCACGGTGGCGATGGCCAACACCGGCCAGCCCGGCTCGGGCGGCAGCCAGTTCTTCCTGGTGTACAAGGACAGCCCGCTGGCCCCGTCGTACACGCCGTTCGGCAAGATCGACGCGGCCGGCGTGAAGGTCCTGGAGGAGGTCGCCAAGGCCGGAACG
- a CDS encoding MBL fold metallo-hydrolase, which yields MLIAGFPAGAWGTNCYVVAPAAGEECVIIDPGHQATEGVEETLRKHRLKPVAVVLTHGHIDHVASVVPVCGAHDVPAWIHPEDRYMMSDPEKALGRSIGMPLMGELTVGEPDDVRELTDGAGLKLAGMDFSVAHAPGHTKGSVTFRMPELADVPPVLFSGDLLFAGSIGRTDLPGGSHAEILASLGRVCLPLDDSTVVLSGHGPQTTIGRERATNPYLREVAAGLAADPTAAPRRGM from the coding sequence GTGCTGATTGCCGGTTTCCCCGCCGGGGCCTGGGGGACCAACTGCTACGTGGTCGCCCCCGCCGCCGGCGAGGAGTGCGTCATCATCGACCCTGGTCACCAGGCCACCGAAGGGGTCGAGGAGACGCTGCGCAAGCACCGGCTCAAGCCCGTGGCGGTCGTGCTGACCCACGGCCACATCGATCATGTGGCCTCCGTCGTCCCGGTCTGCGGAGCACACGACGTCCCCGCGTGGATCCACCCCGAGGACCGCTACATGATGAGCGACCCGGAGAAGGCCCTCGGCCGCTCCATCGGGATGCCGCTCATGGGCGAGCTGACCGTCGGCGAGCCGGACGACGTCCGCGAGCTGACCGACGGCGCCGGCCTGAAGCTGGCCGGAATGGACTTCTCCGTGGCGCACGCGCCGGGCCATACCAAGGGGTCGGTGACCTTCCGGATGCCCGAGCTGGCCGACGTCCCGCCGGTCCTCTTCTCGGGCGACCTGCTCTTCGCCGGCTCCATCGGACGCACCGACCTGCCCGGCGGCTCCCATGCCGAGATCCTCGCGTCGCTGGGCCGCGTGTGCCTGCCGCTCGACGACTCGACCGTGGTCCTGTCCGGACACGGTCCCCAGACCACCATCGGCCGCGAGCGCGCGACCAACCCGTACCTGCGGGAGGTCGCGGCCGGCCTGGCAGCGGACCCGACGGCCGCTCCACGACGAGGAATGTGA
- the hisS gene encoding histidine--tRNA ligase has translation MSTFQAPKGTYDLLPPRSATFLAVREAIAAPLRNSGYGYVETPGFENVELFSRGVGESTDIVTKEMYTLTTKGGDQLALRPEGTASVLRAALQGNLHKAGLLPVKLWYSGSYYRYERAQAGRYRHFSQVGAEAIGAEDPALDAELIILADQAYRTLGLRNFRILLNSLGDKECRPVYREALQAFLRGLDLDEETVRRAEINPLRVLDDKRESVQEQLTGAPMLRDYLCDACKAYHEEVRALVTAAGVAFEDDEKLVRGLDYYTRTTFEFVHDGLGSQSAVGGGGRYDGLSEMIGGPALPSVGWALGVDRTVLALEAEGVALDIPAATSVFAVALGEEARRVLFGKVTELRRAGVAADFGYGGKGLKGAMKDANRSGARFAVVAGERDLAEGVVQFKDMASGEQTAVPLAELVDTVRARLA, from the coding sequence GTGAGTACTTTTCAGGCCCCCAAGGGCACGTACGACCTGCTGCCGCCCCGGTCCGCGACCTTCCTCGCGGTCCGCGAGGCCATCGCGGCGCCGCTGCGCAACTCGGGCTACGGGTATGTGGAGACCCCGGGCTTCGAGAACGTCGAGCTGTTCTCGCGCGGTGTCGGCGAGTCCACCGACATCGTGACCAAGGAGATGTACACCCTCACCACCAAGGGCGGCGACCAGCTCGCCCTGCGCCCCGAGGGCACCGCCTCCGTGCTGCGCGCCGCGCTCCAGGGCAACCTGCACAAGGCCGGCCTGCTCCCCGTCAAGCTCTGGTACTCCGGTTCGTACTACCGCTACGAGCGGGCCCAGGCCGGCCGCTACCGCCACTTCTCCCAGGTGGGCGCCGAGGCGATCGGCGCCGAGGACCCGGCGCTCGACGCCGAGCTGATCATCCTGGCCGACCAGGCGTACCGCACCCTGGGCCTGCGCAACTTCCGCATCCTGCTGAACTCCCTGGGCGACAAGGAGTGCCGCCCGGTGTACCGGGAGGCCCTGCAGGCGTTCCTGCGCGGGCTGGACCTCGACGAGGAGACCGTCCGCCGCGCCGAGATCAACCCGCTGCGCGTCCTCGACGACAAGCGGGAGTCCGTGCAGGAACAGCTCACCGGCGCCCCGATGCTGCGCGACTACCTCTGCGACGCCTGCAAGGCGTACCACGAGGAGGTGCGGGCGCTGGTCACGGCGGCCGGAGTCGCCTTCGAGGACGACGAGAAGCTGGTGCGCGGACTGGACTACTACACCCGGACCACCTTCGAGTTCGTCCACGACGGCCTCGGCTCGCAGTCCGCGGTGGGCGGCGGCGGCCGCTACGACGGCCTCTCCGAGATGATCGGCGGACCCGCCCTGCCCTCGGTGGGCTGGGCGCTGGGCGTGGACCGCACGGTCCTCGCCCTGGAGGCCGAAGGCGTCGCGCTGGACATCCCGGCCGCCACCTCGGTCTTCGCCGTGGCGCTGGGCGAGGAGGCCCGGCGGGTGCTCTTCGGGAAGGTCACCGAGCTGCGCCGGGCGGGCGTCGCGGCCGACTTCGGCTACGGCGGCAAGGGCCTCAAGGGCGCCATGAAGGACGCGAACCGGTCGGGAGCCCGGTTCGCCGTGGTCGCGGGCGAGCGGGACCTCGCCGAAGGGGTCGTGCAGTTCAAGGACATGGCGTCCGGCGAGCAGACCGCCGTACCGCTGGCCGAGCTGGTCGACACCGTACGGGCCCGCCTGGCCTGA
- a CDS encoding DUF2470 domain-containing protein produces the protein MSRPHGIPLPSARRSSDSNETESAFDDDRQGQPRPREGVRQLTGAERVRTLVESNASVSLTLPGAPDSQEPVEFGTGMPVARTVTPDGDVILLVSGESAAARAAAHAQDDDLTAVIEITDVAPVSVPHRIRGRAWLAGWLTPVRGDDRAACAALLAERRPVGELLGLSEAPDLPLGAPSGVRPAWMLLRLEVGEITVDDLWGAEHVEPEDLAAAEPDPMVAHETELLQHLSAAHGERIAELCGLLGSREADGMAAVPLALDRLGLRVRFLGGSAGSFDARFDFPEPVADICGLRRAMHTLFSAASH, from the coding sequence ATGTCTCGACCACATGGGATCCCCCTGCCCAGTGCGCGTCGAAGTTCAGATTCCAACGAAACGGAATCTGCTTTCGACGACGATAGGCAAGGTCAGCCGCGTCCCAGGGAAGGCGTTCGGCAGCTCACCGGAGCCGAACGCGTACGAACCCTCGTAGAGTCCAACGCCTCAGTATCCCTCACGCTGCCGGGTGCTCCTGACAGCCAGGAGCCGGTCGAGTTCGGGACGGGGATGCCGGTCGCACGGACCGTCACCCCGGACGGGGACGTGATTCTCCTTGTTTCCGGGGAATCCGCGGCTGCCAGGGCAGCCGCTCACGCCCAGGACGACGACCTCACCGCCGTGATCGAGATCACGGACGTGGCGCCGGTGTCCGTGCCCCATCGTATCCGAGGCCGCGCGTGGCTGGCCGGGTGGCTGACACCGGTGCGCGGGGACGACCGGGCGGCCTGCGCCGCACTGCTCGCCGAGCGCCGGCCGGTGGGCGAACTGCTGGGCCTGTCCGAGGCGCCGGACCTCCCGCTCGGAGCCCCCTCCGGCGTCCGGCCCGCGTGGATGCTGCTGCGCCTGGAGGTCGGCGAAATCACGGTGGACGACCTGTGGGGCGCCGAGCACGTGGAGCCGGAGGACCTGGCCGCGGCCGAGCCGGACCCGATGGTCGCCCACGAGACGGAGCTGCTCCAGCACCTGTCCGCGGCGCACGGCGAGCGGATCGCCGAACTGTGCGGCCTGCTGGGCTCCCGGGAGGCCGACGGCATGGCCGCGGTGCCGCTCGCCCTGGACCGGCTGGGCCTGCGCGTGCGCTTCCTGGGCGGCTCGGCCGGCTCCTTCGACGCCCGCTTCGACTTCCCCGAGCCGGTCGCGGACATCTGCGGCCTGCGCCGGGCGATGCACACCCTCTTCTCGGCCGCCTCGCACTAG
- the rpsD gene encoding 30S ribosomal protein S4: protein MNQKRPKVKKSRALGIALTPKAVKYFEARPYPPGEHGRGRKQNSDYKVRLLEKQRLRAQYDISERQMARAYDRAKKAEGKTGEALVVELERRLDALVLRSGIARTIYQARQMVVHGHIEVNGGKVDKPSFRVRPDDVVTVRERSREKVPFQVAREGGYAGEGETPRYLQVNLKALAFRLDRDPNRKEIPVICDEQLVVEYYAR, encoded by the coding sequence GTGAACCAGAAGCGACCCAAGGTCAAGAAGTCGCGTGCCCTCGGCATTGCGCTGACCCCGAAGGCCGTCAAGTACTTCGAGGCCCGCCCCTACCCGCCGGGCGAGCACGGCCGTGGCCGCAAGCAGAACTCGGACTACAAGGTTCGTCTGCTGGAGAAGCAGCGTCTGCGCGCGCAGTACGACATCTCCGAGCGCCAGATGGCCCGCGCGTACGACCGCGCCAAGAAGGCCGAGGGCAAGACGGGCGAGGCGCTGGTCGTCGAGCTCGAGCGTCGCCTCGACGCCCTGGTCCTGCGTTCGGGCATCGCCCGCACCATCTACCAGGCCCGCCAGATGGTCGTTCACGGCCACATCGAGGTCAATGGTGGCAAGGTCGACAAGCCGTCGTTCCGTGTCCGCCCGGACGACGTCGTGACCGTGCGCGAGCGCAGCCGCGAGAAGGTTCCGTTCCAGGTCGCCCGTGAGGGTGGCTACGCAGGCGAGGGCGAGACCCCGCGCTACCTGCAGGTCAACCTGAAGGCCCTGGCCTTCCGCCTGGACCGCGACCCGAACCGCAAGGAAATCCCGGTCATCTGCGACGAGCAGCTCGTCGTCGAGTACTACGCCCGCTGA
- a CDS encoding vitamin K epoxide reductase family protein yields the protein MTTRGTDADTAPRTTVGGSRALALLLVITGAAGLLAAWVITIDKFKLLQDPNFTPGCSLNPVVSCGNIMKSEQAEVFGFPNPMLGMVAYGIVICVGMSLLAGARFRRWYWLTLNAGTLFGVVFCAWLTYQSLYNINSLCLWCSLAWVATIVMFWYVTSHNVRERLLPAPGWLRAFFSEFTWVLPVLHIGIIGMLILTRWWDFWTS from the coding sequence ATGACGACACGAGGTACGGACGCGGACACCGCCCCGAGGACGACGGTCGGGGGCAGCCGGGCGCTGGCCCTGCTGCTGGTGATCACGGGGGCCGCGGGCCTGCTGGCCGCCTGGGTGATCACGATCGACAAGTTCAAGCTGCTCCAGGACCCGAACTTCACCCCGGGCTGCAGCCTGAACCCGGTCGTCTCCTGCGGCAACATCATGAAGAGCGAGCAGGCCGAGGTCTTCGGCTTCCCGAACCCGATGCTCGGAATGGTCGCCTACGGGATCGTGATCTGCGTCGGCATGAGCCTGTTGGCCGGGGCCCGGTTCCGGCGCTGGTACTGGCTCACCCTCAACGCGGGCACCCTGTTCGGCGTCGTCTTCTGCGCCTGGCTGACCTACCAGTCCCTGTACAACATCAACTCGCTCTGCCTGTGGTGCTCCCTGGCCTGGGTCGCCACGATCGTCATGTTCTGGTACGTCACCTCGCACAACGTCCGCGAGCGGCTGCTGCCCGCCCCGGGCTGGCTGCGGGCCTTCTTCTCCGAGTTCACCTGGGTGCTGCCCGTCCTGCACATCGGGATCATCGGCATGCTGATCCTGACCCGCTGGTGGGACTTCTGGACCTCCTGA
- a CDS encoding ATP-binding protein: MRHRPLRNAARGNLPSEPGPFVGRGAELAGLGRLLESSRLVTVTGVGGVGKSRLVLAAAAAVSAGASSGGRAQEQERYCDGVWLAELASVRDAALLEIALAEALGLTDHTVRPPRAVLAEHLAGRRLLLVLDGYEQVVEETAVLVRELLRRSPGLRVLAAGRRPLDLDGERVLPLAPPAPEEALALLVERVRAADPGFAPDVAERAALAELCARLDGIPLALELAAGRLRTLSAEQVLARLEDRFALLTGGARGALPRHRALRTTIGWSHELCTAAERLLWARLSVFAGRFDLEAAEYVCAGPDLPVGGVLDLVGELIAQSLLVREETPAGVRYRMLETVRLYGAGWLESTGDAGRLRRRHRDWYVGLATWCELDWFGPRQEEVAALVGVELANLRLALECCLDEPDGLHLGQYLAGTLWFYWAGCGRLAEGRHWLERTLEGGDRPVDYETSRLKALWVLGYVAALQGDAVASMSALYECRDAAVRSDNRVAAAYAVHRLGCLALVSDDMARAGELLGTALERYRAVGELNGNVLMCQVELAMALAFQGDLAGAAALCGEVREVCEERGERWTKAYALYVLGYTALDAGDTAGARRLLTECVRINHAFHDLVGLVLALELLALVTAVEGDPAEAAVLQGAAEPLWGGVGLRLFGSGYFNAPRLACRERAAEALGAEGYAARAAEGRGLGREVLVARALRTPGERGGAVPSPRPSGRGGPLGAARGRRAAADQP, encoded by the coding sequence ATGCGACACAGACCCCTTCGAAACGCCGCCCGGGGCAATCTTCCCTCGGAGCCGGGCCCGTTCGTCGGGCGGGGTGCGGAACTGGCCGGGCTGGGGCGGCTGCTGGAGTCGTCGCGGCTGGTCACGGTCACCGGCGTGGGCGGGGTGGGCAAGTCGCGGCTGGTGCTCGCGGCGGCCGCGGCGGTGTCTGCGGGGGCGTCCTCGGGGGGCCGCGCGCAGGAGCAGGAACGCTACTGCGACGGCGTGTGGCTGGCCGAGCTGGCCTCCGTACGGGATGCCGCGCTGCTGGAGATCGCCCTTGCCGAGGCCCTCGGGCTGACCGACCACACCGTCCGGCCGCCCCGGGCCGTCCTGGCCGAACACCTCGCCGGGAGGCGGCTGCTGCTGGTCCTGGACGGCTACGAGCAGGTGGTGGAGGAGACCGCCGTGCTGGTGCGGGAGCTGCTGCGCCGCTCGCCCGGGCTGCGGGTGCTCGCGGCGGGCCGACGGCCGCTGGACCTGGACGGCGAGCGCGTCCTCCCGCTGGCCCCGCCTGCCCCCGAGGAGGCGCTCGCGCTGCTGGTCGAGCGGGTCAGGGCGGCCGACCCGGGCTTCGCGCCGGACGTGGCGGAGCGGGCGGCGCTGGCCGAGCTGTGCGCCCGGCTGGACGGCATCCCGCTGGCCCTGGAGCTGGCGGCGGGCCGACTGCGCACGCTGTCGGCGGAGCAGGTGCTGGCCCGGCTGGAGGACCGCTTCGCGCTGCTGACGGGCGGCGCCCGCGGTGCGCTGCCCCGGCACCGGGCGCTGCGGACGACGATCGGCTGGAGCCACGAGCTGTGCACGGCGGCGGAGCGGTTGCTGTGGGCTCGGCTGTCGGTGTTCGCGGGGCGGTTCGACCTGGAGGCCGCGGAGTACGTGTGCGCGGGTCCGGACCTGCCGGTGGGCGGCGTGCTGGACCTGGTCGGAGAGCTCATCGCCCAGTCCCTGCTGGTCCGGGAGGAGACGCCCGCCGGGGTGCGCTACCGGATGCTGGAGACCGTACGCCTGTACGGAGCGGGCTGGCTGGAGTCGACGGGTGACGCCGGGCGGCTGCGGCGGCGCCACCGGGACTGGTACGTGGGGCTGGCGACCTGGTGCGAGCTGGACTGGTTCGGCCCGCGCCAGGAGGAGGTCGCCGCCCTGGTGGGGGTGGAGCTGGCGAACCTGCGGCTCGCGCTGGAGTGCTGCCTGGACGAGCCGGACGGACTGCACCTGGGCCAGTACCTGGCGGGGACCCTGTGGTTCTACTGGGCGGGCTGCGGGCGGCTCGCGGAGGGCCGGCACTGGCTGGAGCGGACCCTGGAGGGCGGCGACCGGCCGGTGGACTACGAGACCTCGCGGCTGAAGGCCCTGTGGGTGCTCGGCTACGTCGCGGCGCTGCAGGGGGACGCGGTCGCCTCGATGAGCGCCCTGTACGAGTGCCGGGACGCGGCGGTCCGCTCGGACAACCGGGTCGCGGCCGCCTACGCGGTCCACCGGCTGGGCTGCCTGGCGCTGGTCTCGGACGACATGGCGCGGGCCGGCGAGCTGCTCGGCACGGCGCTGGAGCGCTACCGGGCGGTCGGGGAGCTGAACGGCAACGTGCTGATGTGCCAGGTGGAGCTGGCGATGGCGCTGGCCTTCCAGGGGGACCTGGCGGGGGCGGCGGCGCTCTGCGGCGAGGTGCGGGAGGTGTGCGAGGAGCGCGGGGAGCGCTGGACCAAGGCGTACGCCCTGTACGTCCTCGGGTACACGGCCCTGGACGCGGGGGACACGGCCGGGGCGCGGCGGCTGCTGACCGAGTGCGTGCGGATCAACCACGCCTTCCACGACCTGGTGGGGCTGGTCCTGGCGCTGGAGCTGCTGGCCCTGGTGACGGCGGTGGAGGGCGATCCGGCCGAGGCCGCGGTGCTCCAGGGCGCGGCGGAGCCGCTGTGGGGCGGGGTGGGGCTGCGGCTGTTCGGCTCGGGGTACTTCAACGCCCCGCGGTTGGCGTGCCGGGAGCGGGCGGCCGAGGCGCTGGGCGCGGAGGGCTACGCGGCGCGCGCGGCCGAGGGCCGGGGGCTGGGCCGCGAGGTGCTGGTGGCGCGGGCCCTGCGGACTCCCGGGGAGCGGGGCGGGGCCGTTCCGTCGCCGCGCCCGTCGGGCCGCGGCGGGCCGCTGGGGGCCGCGCGCGGACGGCGGGCGGCCGCCGACCAGCCGTAG
- a CDS encoding DUF6167 family protein gives MFRRAFWFTAGAAAGVWATTKVNRQIKKLTPESLAAQAADRAVEAGHRIKDFALDVKAGMTRREDELNDALGLTRDPDRPDNVTALPGPRRLHALENDQDIHRSKFSYNRNEDH, from the coding sequence ATGTTCCGCCGAGCCTTCTGGTTCACCGCCGGCGCGGCCGCCGGCGTGTGGGCCACCACCAAGGTCAACCGCCAGATCAAGAAGCTGACGCCGGAGAGCCTCGCCGCCCAGGCCGCCGACAGGGCCGTGGAGGCGGGACACCGCATCAAGGACTTCGCCCTCGACGTCAAGGCGGGAATGACCCGGCGCGAGGACGAGCTGAACGACGCACTGGGCCTGACCCGGGACCCCGACCGGCCCGACAACGTCACCGCGCTTCCCGGGCCGCGCCGGCTGCACGCCCTGGAGAACGACCAGGACATCCACCGATCGAAGTTTTCGTACAACCGGAATGAGGACCACTGA
- a CDS encoding replication-associated recombination protein A, protein MEPDLFTAAAEERQEKDPSSSPLAVRMRPRTLDEVVGQQHLLKPGSPLRRLVGEGAGGPAGASSVILWGPPGIGKTTLAYVVSQATQKRFVELSAITAGVKEVRAVIEGARRAAGGYGKETVLFLDEIHRFSKAQQDSLLPAVENRWVTLIAATTENPYFSIISPLLSRSLLLTLEPLTDEDLGALMARALTEERGLGGAVTLPADARAHLLRIAGGDARRALTALEAGAGSAIAKGEDEITLQTVEEAVDRAAVKYDRDGDQHYDVASALIKSIRGSDVDAALHYLARMIEAGEDPRFIARRLMISASEDIGLADPTALPLAVAAAQAVAMIGFPEAALTLSHATIALALAPKSNTATTAIGAALADVRAGLAGTVPPHLRDGHYKGAAKLGHAQGYVYPHDVPGAIAAQQYAPDEIHGKRYYEPTRYGAEARYADVVEKVRERLRGAGGS, encoded by the coding sequence GTGGAACCAGATCTCTTCACCGCCGCAGCCGAGGAACGCCAGGAGAAGGACCCGTCGAGCTCTCCGCTCGCCGTCCGGATGCGTCCGCGCACCCTGGACGAGGTCGTCGGGCAGCAGCACCTGCTGAAGCCCGGCTCCCCGCTGCGCCGGCTCGTCGGCGAAGGGGCCGGCGGCCCGGCCGGCGCCTCGTCGGTGATCCTGTGGGGCCCGCCCGGCATCGGCAAGACCACCCTCGCGTACGTGGTCAGCCAGGCCACGCAGAAGCGGTTCGTCGAACTGTCCGCGATCACCGCCGGCGTCAAGGAGGTCCGCGCGGTCATCGAGGGCGCCCGGCGCGCGGCCGGCGGCTACGGCAAGGAGACCGTCCTCTTCCTCGACGAGATCCACCGCTTCAGCAAGGCGCAGCAGGACTCGCTGCTCCCGGCCGTGGAGAACCGCTGGGTGACCCTGATCGCGGCCACCACGGAGAACCCGTACTTCTCGATCATCTCCCCGCTGCTCTCGCGCTCGCTGCTGCTGACGCTGGAACCGCTCACCGACGAGGACCTCGGCGCCCTGATGGCGCGGGCGCTCACCGAGGAGCGGGGCCTGGGCGGCGCCGTCACCCTGCCCGCCGACGCCCGGGCGCACCTGCTGCGGATCGCCGGAGGCGACGCGCGACGCGCCCTGACGGCCCTGGAGGCCGGGGCCGGATCGGCCATCGCCAAGGGCGAGGACGAGATCACCCTCCAGACCGTGGAGGAGGCCGTGGACCGGGCGGCCGTGAAGTACGACCGCGACGGCGACCAGCACTACGACGTGGCGAGCGCGCTGATCAAGTCGATCCGCGGCTCGGACGTGGACGCGGCGCTGCACTACCTCGCGCGGATGATCGAGGCGGGGGAGGACCCGCGGTTCATCGCCCGGCGCCTGATGATCTCGGCGAGCGAGGACATCGGCCTCGCCGACCCGACCGCCCTGCCGCTCGCGGTGGCCGCGGCCCAGGCGGTGGCCATGATCGGCTTCCCGGAGGCCGCGCTGACCCTCTCGCACGCCACGATCGCGCTGGCGCTGGCCCCCAAGTCGAACACCGCGACCACCGCGATCGGCGCGGCCTTGGCCGACGTCCGGGCCGGCCTGGCCGGCACGGTCCCGCCGCACCTGCGCGACGGTCACTACAAGGGCGCGGCCAAGCTGGGCCACGCCCAGGGCTACGTCTACCCGCACGACGTGCCGGGCGCCATCGCCGCCCAGCAGTACGCCCCGGACGAGATCCACGGCAAGCGGTACTACGAGCCGACGCGGTACGGGGCCGAGGCCCGCTACGCGGACGTGGTGGAGAAGGTCCGCGAGCGGCTGCGCGGGGCCGGCGGGTCCTGA